TGCAACGAATATCTGTTACTTGTAAAACTAAACAGAATAATAAAATTATAATGACCTTTTGTTCTAATACCTGTGTTACAAACACTATAATTTATCTTTTAATTTAAGTACAAACTCGTTGGAGTGGTGATTGATTCTTACTGTGTTGAAAGTAAATGTGTTAGGTGTCTTTTTTGCCTTTCTCATTTTGGCTCCTGTTATATCTTATTAATTTTAATTTTAAGTCGTCATATATTATTCCAATAATTAAAACTGTCGCTGCAATTGCTAATACATAAAGTTGTAAGGCCGAATAAAAAATACCGCTTAAAAGTCCGCCTAAAAAGAAAAAAGCAATAATAGTCAGGCGTAATTTTATTGAAGAATACAGCTTGTCCTTTTGGTCCTTATTTTTATAAAAAAACAATTGGGACAATTCAATTCCTAAGTCTGTAAAGAGCCCTGTTAAGTGTGTTGTTCGAACAGTTGAATTAGAAATTGTCGTTACTAATGAATTTTGTAAGCCCATAGCAAAAAGCAAAGAACAAGCAAGTAAATTAGGGGTTTGTGAAATCAAAAATTGTCCGGATAGTGCTAAAAAGAACAAAATAGCGCTTTCTATAATTGTTGGAATTACATAAATTAATCTGTCACTTGTTTTTGATGTAATTTCAACTAATAAGTTTGATGAAAAGGATCCTAAAAAAAAGAAAAAAATGTATAAGAAATAAACAAAAGCCTGCCAAAAATTGAGTTTAAAAATTTCGTCTACAAAAAAAGCAAAGTGTCCCGTTACATTTGTTGTCAGTCTTTGAACAGCTAAAAATCCCCCTACATTAACAATTCCAGCAACAAATGACAGTAATGAAGCAATCCTTAAATTATGCTTTAATGTTCTCGCCTTTCCCTTGTGTTTAAACATAAATTAGTTATCATTTTGTTCATCAGTATATTTTTTCCTAAATGAATATAATGCGCTGCAAAGTGTTGTTCTCAACGCTGCGGAAATGTCTCTGGCTTTGCCCAAATTTTGTTATAAATAAAAACCTCTCAAAAGTCTCCGATTTTAAAGCTAAATTAATACAGATTATATTTTGTAAATGATTTCACGCTTAAAATATCTGCAACATAATTATATGCTTTTTCGATAGTTAATAATTCCAAATTACATATCCTTCTTTCATTTTAAGTTTTCTATAAATATAACATTTTTGCGATTATTACTGTTTAAAAACATTTCGTAAAAAGTCGGGAGACTTTAAGAGTTTTAGAGTTTATAAGTGAGTTAAAAAAATTACGCACGCTCCCGCACGAATCATTTCTTTTGGCTTTTGAAACCTAACTTTTATCATGAGCAGAAAATTACTTTTCATAATGACTTTTAGTCCCGTTGTCCTTCCAATCTTTTATTAAAAAAAAAAAAAAATAAAAGGATTTTCCCTCCCATCGTGGCTAGGACTTCAGGTTTAATAATACCAAAAGTTCTATCATTTTTGATATGCTTTTCTTTTCAGTAAATCTGCAGCGGTCTGATAAAACGAAATAGTTTCATTTACTAAATCGGTTCTTTCAGTTTTCAAAGCTTTTTCTTCATAATGAATCTGATATTCGGGTAAAATGCCTTTTTTTGGAATTAATGCTAACTGGTATTGTTTTACCTGCTGTTTTGGTGACAAAATGGTCAATACATTATCTTTTATCATTCCTAAATCCTGATATGTTGCGATAAAAGCTCTTGGTTTGTAATCTGGTTTAAAAACATCCTGTCCGTAAAACTTGCTTTCATAATCAAAATGCAGCAGTCCGAAAACCGTTGGCATTAAATCGATTTGAGACATGAGCTGATTGTATTTTTCAGCTTTGACAGACGGACTGTAAATAAAAGCCGGAATTCGGTATTTATCTAACGGCAGCTCTGTTTTTCCAGCACTTGAAGCACAATGATCGGCTACAATTACAAAAACAGTATTTTTAAACCAGGGTTGTTTACCTGCCATATCAAAGAATTTCCTTAAAGCATAATCCGTATATTTTACGCCACCATCCCTGGATTTAGCATCTCCGGAAATGTCAATTTTATTATTAGGATACGTAAAAGGCCTGTGATTGCTGACAGTCATAATATGATTAAAGAATGGTTTTCTTTCTTTTGCCTCCGCATTCATAATTTTTATGGCTTTATTGTACATGTCTTCATCACACACTCCCCAAACATTCGAAAACGTAATTTCCTCATCTGCAAAGTTTGATTTGTCAACGATTTCATATCCATTACCAGAATAAAAATCTCTCATATTATCAAAAAAGGCATCGCCTCCGTACATGAATTTTACATTATATCCTTTTTGTTTAAAAATGTTTCCGGTTGAGAATTTGTTTTTATTATCTTCACGTTTTACTATGCTTTCACCGGGAGAAGGCGGTAAGCATAAAGTTACAGCTTCGAGGCCGCGAACCGTACGGTTTCCTGTTGCATATAAATTGGTAAACTCTAGGCTCTTTTGCTTCAGACTATCTAAAAAAGGAGTAATATTATTAGTGTTTCCATAGGATTTAAAGAAATCAGCACTATAACTTTCTATTGTAATCAGCACTACATTTTTATGGTTCTCAGGATAATCGCTTTCTATATTACGACTAGTATTTTGTGCTGAAACGCTTGTGATTTGCTGTTGTAGAATTGCATATGCTTTTCTGTGTGGCAGGGTTTTGTAAAATTCAAAATAGTCCAGTTTATTATTTTGAAAGGCAAGAAAAAATTTATACAAGCCATTAGACTGTAGTTCGTTAACAAATACATTTTTTGAATTTTCTGTTTTGGCTAAAGCTGGAATTGCAATTAAGGAAACTAAAAAGAATGCAATATAAACCGCGGAAATCTTAATTTTAGTTTTAAAATCAGGAATTTCATCAATATAGATTCTTGATTTTTTTATAATAAAATAAGTAATGATTGCCGTTGCCAAAAATAAAGCACTAAATATTGGAATGACAGGATACGATTGCATAATATTCCCAATAACTTCATTGGTGTAAATGAGGTAGTTTACAGCTATGAAATTGTATTTAACTCCAAATTCATTCCAGAAAAAATATTCACTTATTCCATTTTGCAGGATCAATAAAACATATAGAAAAATAACAAAAGCAAATAACCAGAACCTGATTCTCTTTTTCAGTTTTTGCATAAACAAAAATACTGCAAACAATGAAGTTTTAATACCCACAAAAATGGTAACAATTTTAGGCAAAGCACCGCCATATTCATCAAAAATGCTTTTTCCAGATACAATATATAACAATAAGAGAATTAGAAAACCCAAAATTATATAACCTGCAGGCTTGTTGTATTTGGAATCAGAAATAAATATTAAATACAGCCATAAAAAAGCACTTAGAATCATAAAGACAAACAAATCATTCAATAAGCCAAGACTGAAGATTTTAATGATTTCTAAAAAGTTAAAAGAGCTTTGAGTTATTGGATGTAAAATCAGTACAATACGCAACACAAAACTGATGGTAAAATAAAATACACCAAGATTATAAAACGGTGAAAGTTTCTTGTAGAAAGTCATAGGCTTATTTTTTTTACAAAATTATATCCAGTTGATTAATTCGGAATTAAGAAACAACTTTACCTTGCTTAGGATGAACTTAATATTTGCTTAAGATAAATTGCATATTTTTTATTGTCATAATTTTGAGCATTTACACCATACAAAATTTTATCTTTGATAAAAGGTGATTATAAATGTATAAATAAAATCCTAATAAAATAAAAAAATGCATATTTTAATAGTTGAGGATGAGTTAGGTATTGTTCAGTTTTTGAAACAAGGCCTGGAGGAAGAGGGATATGAGATAACTACAGCCAGTGATGGTTTAATAGGTTTTGAACTAGCCCAAAGCCAGCAATTTGATTTGATTTTACTGGACTGGATGCTGCCAAAGATTAGTGGTATAGACCTTTGTAAAGCTATTAGGATTAAAAATCAGACAACCCCAATTATTTTTTTAACGGCAAAAGATACTGTAAAAGAAACCATCGAAGGGTTGAGGGCTGGAGCAAACGATTATATCAAAAAACCATTTAGTTTTGAGGAGCTTACTGAAAGGATCAAAGTTCATTTAAGGCATAAAAAAGGTTCGGAAACACTATTGTTAGGAAATATTAAAGTTGATGTATCAAAATACCTTGTTTTAAAAAATGATGAGGAGATTGGGCTTACCCAAAGGGAGTTTGAATTACTTCGTTACCTGATTGAAAACAAAGGAAAAGTATGCACCCGGAACCAGATTTTAAAAGATGTCTGGAATATTAATTTTGAATATGATACCGGGGTTATAGATGTTTTCATGAATGCTATCAGAAAAAAACTGAATTTAAAAATTGAAGAAGACTATATAAAAACCATCCGTGGTGTAGGTTATATTGCTAATGACTAGGTAATGACACAGCTTTCCTTTAAAAACAGAATCGCCTTAAATTATATCATTACAACAGGATTGTTGATTCTGGTAGTTTTTTCGGCTATTTATTCCACAGTAAAATTTACGGTTTATAAGCATCTTGATGAGAATTTAAAGATCGAAATTGAGAATCATTTAAAAGAGATCAAAATAGAAAACGATATGGTTTTCCTGATGGATGAAGAGGAGTGGGAGGAACGCGAACATAACTCAGTGGATGTAAATCCGGTTTTTGTCCAGTTTTTGGATTTGCATAAAAAAGTGATCGAAAAATCACCAAATTTAAAAAATGAAGTCCTTGTATTTCATGATAATATAGGATTTTACAAAACCTTTGATACAACCTTATTAAAAAGCACTGTCAGACAGATTCAGGTTCCGCTTCATATAAAATCAAAAAAAATTGGTTATCTGATTATTGCGATGCCACTTACAGATTCGACCAAAGTTTTAAATAACCTTTTTGAGACTTTGTTAATTGCTTTTCCTTTCATTTTAATACTATTATTTTTAATTGCGCGCTTTTTTGCCGGAAGGAGCATCAGGCCTATTAATGCCATTACAGATATTTCAGGTATGATTACAAGGGATAATCTTAAAACCAGAATTCCCCTGCCTAAAAAACGTGATGAATTATATACGCTTTCTGAAACAATCAATAATTTGCTGAATCGTATTGAGGATGCCGTAGAGCGTGAAAAGCAATTTGCATCAGATGCATCACACGAATTGAGAACGCCTTTAACCGTTATCAAGGGGACTCTGGAAGTGCTGATCAGAAAACCACGTAATAACAATGAATACGAAGAAAAAATAAATTACTGTATCAACGAAGTAGATAATCTCAATATATTGGTGGATCAGCTTCTTATGCTGGCGCGTTTTGAGAATCAAAGACATAATGTTTTATCTGAATCTGTTTATCTGAACGCTGTTGTTTTAGATGTAATTACTTTAAATTCAGAGAAAATCAGCAGCAAAGCAATCCATATGAAATTTGATGCCGAAGGAGAATTTTACATTAATTCAGATAATTACCTTGTGGTAACTATTTTTAGGAATATTATTTCTAATGCCCTTAAGTATACCAATAATCGTGGTCACGTTTCTGTTTCACTTTTTAAAGAAAACAGTAAAATTATCTGCAGGATTTCAGACAACGGAATCGGAATTAAGAAAACAGATTTAGAGGCTATCTTTAATCCTTTTTTCAGGTCGAATTCGTCAGTACATCCAGAAATTAAAGGAACAGGATTAGGATTGTCTATCGTTAAACGTTTTACAGAACTGCTTGATATTAAGTTTCAGATAGAAAGCAGGATTAATGAAGGTACAACAGTAGTTTTAGAATTTAACGAAGAGGAAATTAGGCTATAAAAAACAACGTTCGTGCATCTTTGATCTTTATAATATATTCGAAACCTTTTTAGTTCAATATCCTGGAGTAAAAATAGGCTGCAAATGGTGAAGAATCTTTTTTTAACAATAAACTGCTGTTAAGTTAAAATAAAAATTGCTTTTTTATGAAATTAACCTGTATATTTGCAACCGAATCAAAGAATAAAAAACAACATAAAAATGTTTATCAACCAATTACATCATCATCATTTTCATAATTGCTCTCAGGCGATGTGTTAATGTATGGATGTAAATCATCATATTTTAAAACCCGTTTGAGTACATCAAACGGGTTTTTTATTCCCTATTCTTTGTACTCAAACTATTAATTAAACAAAAAAAGAAAAATGAGTACTTTAAAAATTGCAATTCAGAAATCAGGTCGTTTAAACGAAGACAGCATCCAGATCCTAAAAGACTGCGGTATTTCAATCAACAATGGAATCGATCAGCTAAAAGCAGAAGCTTCAAATTTTCCTCTTGAAGTTTTATATTTAAGAAATTCTGATATCCCTCAATACTTAATTGACGGAGTAGTAGATTTAGCAATTGTAGGGGATAATCTTTTGGTAGAAAAAGGAAAAGGTATCGAAGTGGTTCAGAAATTAGGATTCTCAAAATGTAAAGTTTCTGTAGCAGTTCCAAAAACTTTTGAATACAATTCGGTTCAGGATTTGGCTGGTTTGCGTATTGCAACTTCATATCCAAATACAGTTAATGAATATTTTGGTTCATTCGGATTGACAGTTGATATTCACCAGATTTCAGGTTCGGTAGAAATTGCACCTAATATTGGTCTTGCCGATGCCATTGTTGATATCGTTTCAAGCGGAAGTACTTTGTTTAAAAACAATTTGAAAGAAGTTGAGGTAATTTTGAAAAGTGAAGCGGTTTTAGCGGTTTCTCCAAAAGTTTCCCCTGAAATTCAAAAGCACATCGATACTTTAAAATTTAGGATCCAGTCGGTATTGAGAGCCAGAAATTCAAAATATATTTTGATGAATGTGCCAAATGACAAGATTGATGAAATTGGCAGAATTTTACCGGTTTTGAGAAGCCCTACCGTTCTCCCGTTGGCAGAAGAAGGCTGGAGCAGCGTTCACTCTGTAATCGATAAAGATACTTTTTGGGACGTAATCGATCAGTTGAAAGAAGCCGGAGCAGAAGGGATTCTGGTTTGCCCAATTGAGAAAATGGTACTATAAATAAAATTTCAATTATAAAATTCCAAATTCCAAACTTAGCTTGAAAATTTTAGCTTTTGACGAAAGCATTGGAATTTGGAACTTCTAAAATTTGGAATTTAATATAAAATATTATGAATAAAATAAATAACCCAAAACCGGATACCTGGTCAGAAATATTAAAAAGACCTACGAAAACAATCGATGATATCGAAGTTACGGTTAAAGAAATATTTAAAGAAGTACAGAAAAAAGGAGATGAAGCGGTTGCAAAATACACTTCTATTTTCGACGGAATTGCTTTAGACAATTATGAAGTTACTTCGGAAGAAATTCAGGAAGCAATTATTTTAGTTTCAGCCGAACTGAAAGAAGCAATCCAGCTGGCTAAAAATAATATTT
The Flavobacterium flavigenum genome window above contains:
- a CDS encoding YoaK family protein — protein: MFKHKGKARTLKHNLRIASLLSFVAGIVNVGGFLAVQRLTTNVTGHFAFFVDEIFKLNFWQAFVYFLYIFFFFLGSFSSNLLVEITSKTSDRLIYVIPTIIESAILFFLALSGQFLISQTPNLLACSLLFAMGLQNSLVTTISNSTVRTTHLTGLFTDLGIELSQLFFYKNKDQKDKLYSSIKLRLTIIAFFFLGGLLSGIFYSALQLYVLAIAATVLIIGIIYDDLKLKLIRYNRSQNEKGKKDT
- a CDS encoding LTA synthase family protein encodes the protein MTFYKKLSPFYNLGVFYFTISFVLRIVLILHPITQSSFNFLEIIKIFSLGLLNDLFVFMILSAFLWLYLIFISDSKYNKPAGYIILGFLILLLLYIVSGKSIFDEYGGALPKIVTIFVGIKTSLFAVFLFMQKLKKRIRFWLFAFVIFLYVLLILQNGISEYFFWNEFGVKYNFIAVNYLIYTNEVIGNIMQSYPVIPIFSALFLATAIITYFIIKKSRIYIDEIPDFKTKIKISAVYIAFFLVSLIAIPALAKTENSKNVFVNELQSNGLYKFFLAFQNNKLDYFEFYKTLPHRKAYAILQQQITSVSAQNTSRNIESDYPENHKNVVLITIESYSADFFKSYGNTNNITPFLDSLKQKSLEFTNLYATGNRTVRGLEAVTLCLPPSPGESIVKREDNKNKFSTGNIFKQKGYNVKFMYGGDAFFDNMRDFYSGNGYEIVDKSNFADEEITFSNVWGVCDEDMYNKAIKIMNAEAKERKPFFNHIMTVSNHRPFTYPNNKIDISGDAKSRDGGVKYTDYALRKFFDMAGKQPWFKNTVFVIVADHCASSAGKTELPLDKYRIPAFIYSPSVKAEKYNQLMSQIDLMPTVFGLLHFDYESKFYGQDVFKPDYKPRAFIATYQDLGMIKDNVLTILSPKQQVKQYQLALIPKKGILPEYQIHYEEKALKTERTDLVNETISFYQTAADLLKRKAYQK
- a CDS encoding response regulator transcription factor, with translation MHILIVEDELGIVQFLKQGLEEEGYEITTASDGLIGFELAQSQQFDLILLDWMLPKISGIDLCKAIRIKNQTTPIIFLTAKDTVKETIEGLRAGANDYIKKPFSFEELTERIKVHLRHKKGSETLLLGNIKVDVSKYLVLKNDEEIGLTQREFELLRYLIENKGKVCTRNQILKDVWNINFEYDTGVIDVFMNAIRKKLNLKIEEDYIKTIRGVGYIAND
- a CDS encoding sensor histidine kinase; protein product: MTQLSFKNRIALNYIITTGLLILVVFSAIYSTVKFTVYKHLDENLKIEIENHLKEIKIENDMVFLMDEEEWEEREHNSVDVNPVFVQFLDLHKKVIEKSPNLKNEVLVFHDNIGFYKTFDTTLLKSTVRQIQVPLHIKSKKIGYLIIAMPLTDSTKVLNNLFETLLIAFPFILILLFLIARFFAGRSIRPINAITDISGMITRDNLKTRIPLPKKRDELYTLSETINNLLNRIEDAVEREKQFASDASHELRTPLTVIKGTLEVLIRKPRNNNEYEEKINYCINEVDNLNILVDQLLMLARFENQRHNVLSESVYLNAVVLDVITLNSEKISSKAIHMKFDAEGEFYINSDNYLVVTIFRNIISNALKYTNNRGHVSVSLFKENSKIICRISDNGIGIKKTDLEAIFNPFFRSNSSVHPEIKGTGLGLSIVKRFTELLDIKFQIESRINEGTTVVLEFNEEEIRL
- the hisG gene encoding ATP phosphoribosyltransferase, yielding MSTLKIAIQKSGRLNEDSIQILKDCGISINNGIDQLKAEASNFPLEVLYLRNSDIPQYLIDGVVDLAIVGDNLLVEKGKGIEVVQKLGFSKCKVSVAVPKTFEYNSVQDLAGLRIATSYPNTVNEYFGSFGLTVDIHQISGSVEIAPNIGLADAIVDIVSSGSTLFKNNLKEVEVILKSEAVLAVSPKVSPEIQKHIDTLKFRIQSVLRARNSKYILMNVPNDKIDEIGRILPVLRSPTVLPLAEEGWSSVHSVIDKDTFWDVIDQLKEAGAEGILVCPIEKMVL